The DNA region AAAACAGCAAAAGTCTCCGGCGACACATAGCGCTTAACAGCCATATGAAACCTCGAAGGCGCGAGATATTGCCCAACCGTCAGCACGTCCACATCGTGCGCACGAATATCACGCATGGTTTGCAGAAGTTCATCATCGCTTTCGCCGAGCCCGACCATCAATCCCGACTTCGTGAGCACTGAAGCGTTCGCCTCCTTCACCCGCCGAAGCAGCGTCAAAGACCCGTGATAATCCGCGCCCGCGCGCGCCGCGCGATACAGCGACGGCACCGTTTCGATGTTGTGATTGAAGACATCCGGCCACGCCGCCGACAACGCGTCGAGCGCCCGCTCGACGCGTCCGCGAAAATCCGGCGTCAACACCTCGACACGTATCCCCGGCACGCGCTCGCGCAATAGCGCAACGCAGCGCGCAAAATGCGCCGCGCCGCCATCGCGCAGATCGTCGCGATCCACCGACGTAATCACCACATATCGCAGCCCCAGCGCAGCGACGGCATCGGCGAGCCGCGCCGGCTCTTCGTGGTCGAGCGGCAGCGGCCTTCCGTGCGCAACGTCGCAGAACGCGCAACGCCGCGTGCAGACGCCGCCCATGATCATGAACGTCGCCGTGCGCTGCGCAAAGCATTCGCCGATATTCGGGCACATCGCTTCCTCGCACACCGAATGCAGACGATGCTCGCGCAGTATCGACGCCATGCCCGCCACCGTCTCGCTCATCATCGGCCTTGCGCGCAGCCATGCGGGCTTCGGCAGCGCGCCGCCCGGTTCGGGCGGCACGACCTTCACGGGAATGCGCGCGAGCTTGTCGCGGCTTCTCAAGCCATGCTGCCCGAGCGCGGTGACGCTGTCGTGGGCGGATACCTGCGGCGCGGCGTCCATCGTCAGGCTCCGAAGAAGTCGTTGAGCAGGCGGTTCACCTCCGATGCCGACTCCATCTGCACCATATGCCCCTTGCCCGGCAGCACATGCACGCGGATATCGCCGGGCAGCCCTTGCGCATGGCTCGCGGGAATGATCTGATCGAGTTCGCCCCAGATCACCAGCGTGCGCGGCGCGAGACTGTCGATGCGGTCGCGATAGCTGCGCTGCTGGGCGCCATCCCTGAACGCCGACGCCGCGATCTTCTGCAAGCTCTCGCCCACGCCCTCGAGCCGCTTGTACTTGACGATGTCCTCGACAAGCTGCCGCGTGACGAGCGAGCCGTCGGCGAACAGTTTCGTCAGATGCGGCTTCAGCGTATTGCGGCTGTTGCCCTGCACGAATCCGTCGATGTACTCGCGGTTGATCTCGTCGCCGAGACCCGCACCCGCAATCAGCGCAAGCGACGCCACGCGCTGCGGCGCTTTCGCTGCCACTGTCATCGCGACGAGACTGCCCATCGAATGCCCGACGAAATGCGCGCGTTCGATACCGCGATCGTCGAGAAACGCGATCACACTGTCGGCCAGTTCATCGGCGCTGCCCGACTCCACCGCTTTCGCCGATTCGCCATGCCCTGGCAAATCCAGCGCATACACCGTGCGATGCGCCGCGAGGTCGGCGTGATTGAACAGCCAGTTGTTCAGATCGCCGCCGAAACCGTGGATCAGCACGGCCGGCGTGCCGCCGTCGCCGATCTTCAGGTAGCGAATGGTGCGCCCGCCGATCTGCGCTTTCTCCGGCTGCGGCCCTGCATCGGCGGAATCGGCGGCGAGCGGCACGAAGTCGCGCTGGAACGCTTCGACGGCGGCATCGATGTCCGTGTCCGTCTCCTGCTCATCGGCCACCACGCCGAGCAGCGCGCCGACGGGCAGCGTGTCGCCCTCCTGCGCGACCTGCCGTCGCAGCGTGCCGTTGAACGCACACTCCACACCCGAAGCGATCTTGTCGCTCTCGACGTCGAGCACTTCGTCGCCCTTCGCCACCGTGTCGCCAATCGACTTCAACCAGCCGTTGACCTGCCCTTGCTGCATCGACAAGCCCCATTTGGGCATCGTGATCATGTGAATCGACATTGC from Paraburkholderia caribensis includes:
- a CDS encoding acetoin dehydrogenase dihydrolipoyllysine-residue acetyltransferase subunit, whose translation is MSIHMITMPKWGLSMQQGQVNGWLKSIGDTVAKGDEVLDVESDKIASGVECAFNGTLRRQVAQEGDTLPVGALLGVVADEQETDTDIDAAVEAFQRDFVPLAADSADAGPQPEKAQIGGRTIRYLKIGDGGTPAVLIHGFGGDLNNWLFNHADLAAHRTVYALDLPGHGESAKAVESGSADELADSVIAFLDDRGIERAHFVGHSMGSLVAMTVAAKAPQRVASLALIAGAGLGDEINREYIDGFVQGNSRNTLKPHLTKLFADGSLVTRQLVEDIVKYKRLEGVGESLQKIAASAFRDGAQQRSYRDRIDSLAPRTLVIWGELDQIIPASHAQGLPGDIRVHVLPGKGHMVQMESASEVNRLLNDFFGA
- the lipA gene encoding lipoyl synthase, with amino-acid sequence MDAAPQVSAHDSVTALGQHGLRSRDKLARIPVKVVPPEPGGALPKPAWLRARPMMSETVAGMASILREHRLHSVCEEAMCPNIGECFAQRTATFMIMGGVCTRRCAFCDVAHGRPLPLDHEEPARLADAVAALGLRYVVITSVDRDDLRDGGAAHFARCVALLRERVPGIRVEVLTPDFRGRVERALDALSAAWPDVFNHNIETVPSLYRAARAGADYHGSLTLLRRVKEANASVLTKSGLMVGLGESDDELLQTMRDIRAHDVDVLTVGQYLAPSRFHMAVKRYVSPETFAVFREEGLKLGFREVVSGPLVRSSYHANETAGF